Within the Paenibacillus sp. AN1007 genome, the region GGTAGCCAGAGACATATCCACGCCTCCAAAGGCGTACGCATGATTGATCTTGTCTTCGGTGCTGCGCCCCACTATTTCCGTTCGCGTATCCCGCGGAATATTAAACATAAGCACTTTCTTTTTCCCCGGATTTACACTTAGAACAATCATTGTATCCGAACGGCCTCTGTCATTCGGGCGCTCATCCACCCCTAGGATTAGTGCATTGAAAGGCTCTTTGCGGTTGATATCCACCTGAAGTCCGCCTCTCTCATCAGTTACCGCAACAGGCTGCACCGGATTGCGCGGCTCATATATCTGATCTGCGGTTGATTTGACCGATTGATAGAGATAGATGGCGTAACCGAATACAACGATAACAAACAGCGAAACCAGCCATGCTGTCCATTTCATCCACTTTTTCATGGGGATCTTCCTCACTCATATTCTTAATATTCATCAGCCCGTCAAATGATCGCTGCTGCTTTCCCTTCCAGCTTGGTCAGACTTGGACGTCCCACCGAGTAATATTGGATGGCAGATGCCTGAATCTGTTCTGCACTGTAAACATTGCGGCCATCAATCATAACCGGCACCTTCATCATTTTAGCTAATGCATTCAGATCTACCTGGGCAAACTCTTTCCATTCCGTCAGCACACAGATTGCATCTGCACCCTCGGCAGCTTGGAGCGGATTATTCCCCCACGAGATGGAGGTTATGTCGATCTCTTTACGGAAGTTATCTGCTGCAATCGGATCATACGCTTTGACTGCAGCTCCAGCATCTATTAAGTATTGAATAATATCAATGGCCGGAGCGTCACGAACATCGTCCGTATCCGGTTTGAACGCAAGCCCCCAGACCGCAATCGTTTTACCAGCCAGTGACCCGATCGCTTCCTCCAGCTTGTAAATGACCTGCATACGCTGATCCTGATTCACCTGCACGACGGATTTCAACAGCCTGAAATCATAATCGACCATGCCTGCAATCTGGATCAGCGCCTGCGTATCTTTGGGAAAACAAGATCCTCCATAACCGATACCCGCCTTCAAAAAGGAAGCCCCAATGCGCTTGTCATACCCCATGCCTTCTGCAACGCGTGTAACATCAGCTCCGACTTTCTCGCAAATATTCGAAATCTCATTAATAAATGAGATTTTGGTTGCCAGAAATGCGTTGGAGGCATATTTAATCATTTCGGCCGAGCGGATGTCTGTGATGACCAGATTGTTGGTCAATGGGCGATGAAGCTTCTTCAACGTTTGAATGGCCCGATTACTGCTGGTTCCGATTACAATCCGGTCGGGGTTCAGCGTATCCTTGATCGCCGATCCTTCACGCAGAAACTCGGGAACCGAGGCCATGTCGAAGGGCTGAGAAGATATGCTGCGAATGAGATCACGAATACGGTCATTGGTACCTACAGGGACGGTGCTTTTGGTCACGATTATTTTGTAGCTTTCGATGTGGGTCCCGATTTCGTACGCTGCCTGCTCTACATAACTCAGGTTGGCCTCGCCATTAGGAAGAGATGGAGTGCCTACCGCAATAAATACAATGTCCGCCTGGTGTACTGCCTCACCGATCTTGGAAGTGAAGGATAATTTGCCTGCCTGCATATTGGAGGTCATCAACTCTTGAAGACCAGGTTCGTAGATGGGCACGACGCCCTTGTTCAGCATCTCTACTTTGTCCTCATTGTTGTCTACACAGATGACCTGATTGCCGATCTCCGAAAAGCATACCCCCGATACAAGACCTACGTATCCCGTTCCAATCACCGCAATATTCATCTTGTTTTCCTCCAATTCACGCAATTTTGTAAAATATCCTGCCACTCCATCTCAACGCGCACGATATCCTCTTCTACCAGTTCTCGGCCCATCTGCACCTCGATAATTTCGAGTTCTGTCACTGCCTTTACACTGTGTTTCCCGCCTGCAGGAATCACAACGACATCCCCCTGATGAAGTGGCCTCAGCTCACCATCCAGAATGAACTCACCTCGACCCGAGACAACGGTCCAAACTTCATTTCGCTCGAGATGGTACTGATAAGAAAAGTTTTTATTTGGCTCGATGATAATGCGCTTGGTTAGTACCTCTTCTCCTTTGACATTGCGTGTATAATCCAGAACCTTGTAACAGCCCCAGCGGCGTTCCTCATACATAGGTCGCTCAGCGCTATCCTTCAGCACCTCTTTAATCTGCGGACTTGCCTCTTTCTCACTAACGAGAATCCCGTCAGGACTTGCCGCGACGATAAGATTGGATACGCCCAGCACACATACCGGAATGTTTAATTCATTGATCAGATGTGTATTGACGGTACTGTTCGTCATGACACCTTTGCCTACAATATGGGTGCTCATCTCGTCCGTCAGTGTGTTCCATGTGCCCAGGTCTTTCCAATATCCTTCATACGGTGTGACGACAATATGACGAGCCTTCTCCACCACCTGGTAATCAAAGCTGATTTTCTGCAATCTGCCGTACTGCTTCAGCATTTCTTCATATTGAATGGGCAGCTCCAGTGAAATCAGCAGATTGATTAGATAATTCAGCTTGAATGCAAAAACCCCGCAATTCCAAAGGGCAGATTGTTCAATCATCTCTGCCGCTTCAGCTTCACGGGGTTTCTCATGAAAACGGGATACTTTGGTGTAACGCTCGGATTGCTTGGTTTCAAGCTGCTCTGGAATGATATATCCATACTTCTCGGAAGGATACGTCGGTTTTACTCCAATTAAGGCCAGTTCTGCACCGGACTCGTGCAGCACGCTCTCCAGCTCTGTAACTTTATAAAAAAAGGATTCGTCCACGTAGGGATCAACGGGAAGCATCACGACCGTTTCATTTAAGCCGGCTCCCTGCACGGAGTATAGATATACGGCTGCCAAAGCAATGGCAGGAAAGGTGTCCCTGCGTTCAGGCTCCACAACCAGATCTACGTCATAACCCAGCTGGCTTCTCAAAATTTCCACCTGAGGTTTGCTCGTTGCAATCACTGCCTGCCCACCAAGCCCTGTACGTTCCAGCTGCCTCCATACGCGCTGTACCATCGATTCCGTCTGTCCATCTTCACCTTCAAGTACTTTCAAAAATTGCTTGGACCTTGTGTCGTTGGACAACGGCCATAACCTTTTGCCCGATCCGCCGGATAGAAGTACAATTCTCAAAGCAACCACTCCAATTCGTGTATTCGGCTTTAGACTGTTATTGTTTGTTTCTCTCTGTAATTCGGCTTCACAGATATGCTTCCAGATATGGTTTCAGCCAGATTTGCCGTGTTAACTTTATGCGTCCAGAGATGATAGTAACCGGAATTTTTACCATAGGAGTTGTCAATAAGCACATTGGGTTTGGCCATCAAACAGGACAGAATATGTCCGTGCAATCGGGAGGTATAAATGGTTTCGTATTTGGCAA harbors:
- a CDS encoding LCP family protein, encoding MKKWMKWTAWLVSLFVIVVFGYAIYLYQSVKSTADQIYEPRNPVQPVAVTDERGGLQVDINRKEPFNALILGVDERPNDRGRSDTMIVLSVNPGKKKVLMFNIPRDTRTEIVGRSTEDKINHAYAFGGVDMSLATVEQFLGTPIHYYMKVDMEGFSKIIDLLGGVDVNNPFAFDYEGRRYEQGSIHLDGAASTRVLQNALR
- a CDS encoding UDP-glucose/GDP-mannose dehydrogenase family protein, yielding MNIAVIGTGYVGLVSGVCFSEIGNQVICVDNNEDKVEMLNKGVVPIYEPGLQELMTSNMQAGKLSFTSKIGEAVHQADIVFIAVGTPSLPNGEANLSYVEQAAYEIGTHIESYKIIVTKSTVPVGTNDRIRDLIRSISSQPFDMASVPEFLREGSAIKDTLNPDRIVIGTSSNRAIQTLKKLHRPLTNNLVITDIRSAEMIKYASNAFLATKISFINEISNICEKVGADVTRVAEGMGYDKRIGASFLKAGIGYGGSCFPKDTQALIQIAGMVDYDFRLLKSVVQVNQDQRMQVIYKLEEAIGSLAGKTIAVWGLAFKPDTDDVRDAPAIDIIQYLIDAGAAVKAYDPIAADNFRKEIDITSISWGNNPLQAAEGADAICVLTEWKEFAQVDLNALAKMMKVPVMIDGRNVYSAEQIQASAIQYYSVGRPSLTKLEGKAAAII
- a CDS encoding sugar phosphate nucleotidyltransferase, whose product is MRIVLLSGGSGKRLWPLSNDTRSKQFLKVLEGEDGQTESMVQRVWRQLERTGLGGQAVIATSKPQVEILRSQLGYDVDLVVEPERRDTFPAIALAAVYLYSVQGAGLNETVVMLPVDPYVDESFFYKVTELESVLHESGAELALIGVKPTYPSEKYGYIIPEQLETKQSERYTKVSRFHEKPREAEAAEMIEQSALWNCGVFAFKLNYLINLLISLELPIQYEEMLKQYGRLQKISFDYQVVEKARHIVVTPYEGYWKDLGTWNTLTDEMSTHIVGKGVMTNSTVNTHLINELNIPVCVLGVSNLIVAASPDGILVSEKEASPQIKEVLKDSAERPMYEERRWGCYKVLDYTRNVKGEEVLTKRIIIEPNKNFSYQYHLERNEVWTVVSGRGEFILDGELRPLHQGDVVVIPAGGKHSVKAVTELEIIEVQMGRELVEEDIVRVEMEWQDILQNCVNWRKTR